The DNA segment taattagaaaataatttgactTTATGACCCAGTGTTACTTTCtgataaatttttataaagaagaagagaaacaatTATTGCTAATTGCATTTGTCAGATAAAATTGTATGGAAAGCAGAGCTTGAACTGACTTTTAAAGAACTGCAATAGGTTGATGGGCAGATTCTGCTAATAGCAAGAAAGtacaatatttctttaaatttaatatttcacCAAGGACACATTAATCCATATATCTATATTAAATGGTGATGTCATTTATTGAACACTGATGACAGAGAAACTGTCAGTATTGTAAGTTCCAAACACttctgaattaaaataaaaatctatccaCTCTTTGAACTTCAGTAGATGCACAGAACTATTGTTCAAAATGAGAAATCTGAAATaagagaaaaggcaaaaacagcaaaaaaaaagtgAGCAAGTCCAATTTTATTCCAAGAGTTCATACCTTggattatatatatttgttggcTAACAAACTGAGTTAAAAGGCTAATTAAGAAATCCCAATTAAAATCTCCTCTCTAAATTTTccttatatttgtgtgtgtatgtgtgacagCATCCAACAGTTTAGAGAAGAAAGTTAGAATAGAAAGAATACAAAGGAAAGTGCAAACAAGTgggaaaatgatgaaaaaaaatattgattcattttaaaagaaacaattgaAAATGTCGCTAAGAAGCAGTACCTTTGTTATTTATGAATCAAAATAGGAAAATGTGTAAATTGTTTCATTAAAAGATCTGACTTTGAAAAAAGTAAGGGGAAGAGAAAGAttctgagttttaaattttacttctaaTTGTTTtgagtttgattttatttttcaataaaacctGGTAAATTTTATTCCaaccattatcattattattttattcttcctgAATTTGTCAGAAGTTAACTATGGGAAACCAAACATCCGTGATAGAGTTCATCCTTCTTGGTCTGACAAGAGATGCCAAGCTTCAAGCTGTGCTTTTCCCTTTTCTGCTGTTAACATATGTCTTAAGTATCATGGGAAACTTGACAATCATCATTCTGACCCTGCTGGACCATCGCCTTCAGACTCCTATGTATTTCTTCCTCCGGAATTTCTCTGTTTTGGAAGTATCTTTTACCTCTGTCTTTGTTCCCAAAATGTTAGTCAGTATTGGAACTGGAGACAAGACTATCTCCTTTGCTGGTTGTTTCACTCAGTATTTTTTTGCCATCCTTCTGGGAGCAACCGAATTTTACCTTTTAGCTGCCATGTCCTTTGATCGCTATGTTGCCATTTGCAAACCGCTACATTACACAACTCTAATGAGCAGAAGACTCTGCATTCAACTTGTCCTTTGTTCCTGGTTCTCTGGCTTTTTAGTTGTCATTGTGCCCCATGTAATGACTCTCCAGCTGCCTTTCTGCACCTCCAACGTCATCAATCATTATTGCTGTGACTATACGGTACTGTTGCATTTATCCTGTTCAGACACACGTTTCATAGAAGTGATTGAGTTTGTCCTTGCTGCTGTTACTCTCATCTTCACCTTGATGCTGGTGATTCTTTCCTATACATACATTATCAGGACAATTCTGAGAATCCCGTCTgctcaacaaagaaaaaaagctttttcTACATGTTCTTCTCACATGATTGTGGTCTCACTTTCTTATGGAAGCTGTATCTTCATGTATATAAATCCCTCTGTGGAGGATGCCTCAACTTTTAATAAGGGAGTGGCTGTTTTAAATACCTCAGTTGCCCCTCTCTTGAACCCTTTCATCTATACATTAAGGAACAAGCAAGTGAAAATAGCCTTCAGACATTTGGTCAGTAAGATAATAACCTTTTCAAGAAAGTAAAACTATCTGAGTttcattattatataataaatgtttGGAAGACCATAGATGTAcattatcttaatttaaaaatattttctatgttgTTAATATTCCTATTCAATCACTGGAACAGTATAACTACTTGTTTAATTAGCCTATTTTATCATCTCTTTATGTTCTTAAAACttaatacgtgtgtgtgtgtgtgtgtgtgtgtgtgtgtgtgtgtgtatgtgtatgtgtcctCTAATGCTTGCATTCTTGTTTATTCATCTGTAtttcacttaaaagaaaaaaagatttgacaaaattcaaattgGGAATATGATttctaatagttttctttttacaatgaattttttcttgtcttgccCATTACCATGTAGTCATCAATCTCTATACTTGTACCTGAATTATACTTACATCAAAGAAATTTATATTAGCTTGTTGATGATAGTGTAATCAATATATTAGTGAACTGATATAAAGTtggttattttcaaattattcagATTTAAACTTCGTCTTTCTACAATAATTT comes from the Bubalus kerabau isolate K-KA32 ecotype Philippines breed swamp buffalo chromosome 1, PCC_UOA_SB_1v2, whole genome shotgun sequence genome and includes:
- the LOC129641527 gene encoding olfactory receptor 6C4-like → MGNQTSVIEFILLGLTRDAKLQAVLFPFLLLTYVLSIMGNLTIIILTLLDHRLQTPMYFFLRNFSVLEVSFTSVFVPKMLVSIGTGDKTISFAGCFTQYFFAILLGATEFYLLAAMSFDRYVAICKPLHYTTLMSRRLCIQLVLCSWFSGFLVVIVPHVMTLQLPFCTSNVINHYCCDYTVLLHLSCSDTRFIEVIEFVLAAVTLIFTLMLVILSYTYIIRTILRIPSAQQRKKAFSTCSSHMIVVSLSYGSCIFMYINPSVEDASTFNKGVAVLNTSVAPLLNPFIYTLRNKQVKIAFRHLVSKIITFSRK